The proteins below come from a single Candidatus Paceibacterota bacterium genomic window:
- a CDS encoding ParA family protein — MNIISLVNQKGGVGKSTTTMNLGAYLVLHGKKVLLIDMDSQANLTTGLGFRPENLEKNVYQAISGKIRLEDAVVTTSLLNLDLIPATPDLAAATIELVETVDREYVFYNAVKVISSKYDFVLIDCPPSLGLLTVNSLTASDKIIIPIQCEYYALEGLKQLLESINLIKDNLKDNIQILGAVLTMFDKRNQLSHQVVKEVRRHFPGHVFDAIIPRNVALAEAPSFGKTILQYAPDSSGAKAYNYLAKEVIIRTT; from the coding sequence ATGAATATTATATCATTAGTTAACCAAAAAGGAGGAGTAGGGAAGTCTACGACCACGATGAATTTGGGAGCTTATTTGGTTTTGCATGGAAAAAAAGTCCTGCTCATAGACATGGATTCTCAGGCAAACCTCACCACCGGACTGGGCTTCCGTCCGGAAAATCTTGAGAAAAACGTTTATCAGGCCATATCCGGAAAGATAAGACTTGAGGATGCGGTTGTTACAACCTCGCTTCTTAACCTTGATCTCATTCCCGCGACACCGGACCTTGCCGCAGCAACCATAGAGCTGGTTGAGACTGTTGACAGGGAATATGTTTTTTATAATGCTGTGAAAGTTATCAGCAGCAAGTATGACTTCGTGCTGATCGATTGCCCTCCCAGTCTCGGGCTTTTGACGGTGAACAGCCTCACGGCTTCGGACAAGATCATAATTCCGATACAATGCGAATATTATGCACTTGAGGGATTGAAACAGCTGTTGGAATCCATCAATCTCATCAAAGATAATCTCAAAGATAATATACAGATATTGGGCGCGGTGCTCACCATGTTCGATAAGCGAAACCAGCTGTCGCATCAGGTTGTCAAAGAGGTCAGAAGACATTTTCCCGGACATGTTTTTGATGCGATCATACCTCGAAATGTAGCATTAGCTGAAGCGCCAAGCTTCGGGAAAACGATCCTTCAATACGCCCCCGATAGTTCAGGAGCCAAGGCATACAATTATCTTGCCAAAGAGGTGATCATTAGAACAACATAA
- a CDS encoding ParB/RepB/Spo0J family partition protein: MMKKSSLGTGLSSLIPSKINKNETGSDSSKHSHGQDEVLKIPIENIVPNPNQPRYYFDENNLKDLSESIKEHGVIQPIIVTKISDNKFELIAGERRLQASKLSGLREIPAIVRVATNQQKLELALVENIQRHDLNAIEEAKAYRKLQNEFNLSQDDVAKKTGKNRSTIANIIRLLELPIEIQRGIIERKITSGHARAILGLDNPEKQRALYALILKNDLTVREAENKVREVSVHAHKRKITENKDPRIQDIEDKAQQKLGTKVKINKSGPTGRIFIDFFSDEEFDKIVGFIS; the protein is encoded by the coding sequence ATGATGAAAAAAAGCAGCTTGGGAACGGGACTTTCATCTCTGATCCCCAGCAAGATAAACAAAAATGAAACAGGAAGCGATTCGTCGAAGCATTCTCACGGCCAGGACGAAGTTCTCAAAATACCCATCGAGAATATCGTGCCAAATCCGAATCAGCCCAGATATTATTTTGACGAAAACAATCTTAAGGACCTTTCTGAATCCATCAAAGAACATGGCGTGATCCAGCCTATAATCGTAACGAAGATCTCAGATAATAAATTCGAGCTTATCGCCGGCGAACGAAGACTCCAAGCGTCCAAATTGTCAGGTCTCAGAGAGATCCCGGCGATCGTAAGAGTGGCCACGAATCAGCAGAAACTCGAACTTGCTCTTGTCGAAAACATCCAAAGACACGACCTCAATGCCATAGAAGAGGCAAAAGCATATCGCAAGCTTCAGAACGAATTCAATTTGAGTCAGGATGATGTCGCAAAAAAAACCGGCAAGAACAGATCGACTATTGCGAATATAATCAGACTTCTCGAACTTCCGATCGAGATTCAAAGAGGAATAATTGAAAGAAAAATCACATCGGGCCATGCTCGGGCCATTTTGGGACTTGATAATCCCGAAAAACAAAGAGCTCTCTATGCCTTAATATTGAAAAACGACCTTACCGTCAGAGAAGCCGAGAACAAAGTCAGAGAAGTATCAGTTCATGCGCATAAAAGGAAAATCACAGAGAACAAAGATCCGAGGATTCAGGATATCGAGGATAAGGCCCAGCAGAAACTGGGAACAAAGGTCAAGATCAACAAAAGCGG